The nucleotide window CCGGCTGGTGAAGGAGGCGGCGGAAGGGGAAGAGATCGAACTGGTCCTGGACGTCACGCCCTTCTATGCCGAGGGGGGGGGCCAGGCCGGGGATCAAGGGATGCTGGCGGGACCGGACGGCCGGATCGAGATACTGGAAACCACGAGGCCGGCCCCGACAGTCATCCTGCACAAGGGCAAGGTGATCGCCGGGCGCATCAGGGAAGGCGAGCGGGTGGAGGCCTCCGTGAATCCCGTCACCAGGCAGGATGCAGCCAGGAACCACACGGCTACGCACCTCGTCCATGCGGCCTTGCGCGAACTTTTGGGACCTCACGTACGCCAGTACGGGTCCCTCGTGGCGCCGAACCGTCTGCGGTTCGACTTCGCGCATTTCAAACCCCTGTCGTCGCGAGACATGGACGACATCGAAGCGCTCGTCAACGACCATGTCCGGCGCAACGAGCCGGTGCAGACGCAGGTGATGGGGGTGCAGGAGGCCGTGGCCTCCGGGGCGATGGCCTTTTTCGGGGACAAGTACGGCGAGCAGGTCCGGGTCGTCAGCGTGGACACGTTCAGCAAGGAGCTCTGCGGAGGCACCCATTGCCGCCAGACCGGCGAGATCGGCCTGTTCCGGATCGTGGCGGAAACCGGTGTGTCCGCGGGGGTCAGGCGGATCGAGGCCCTCACCGGATCCGGAGCCATGGCGCAGCTCAAACGGCTCGAGGCGGAGGTGCGCGAACTGTCCGAACTGTTGAAAGTCGGCCCGTCCGAACTGGCGGCCAAGACCAAGAAATTGATGGCGCAGTTGAAGGACAAGGAGCGGGAGCTTGAGCAGGTCAAGCTCAAGCTGGCCAGCGGCTCCAGCAGCGAGGCGCAGGTGCGCACGATTCAGGGCATCACCGTACATGCCCAACGGGCCGATGGAATGGAGGGGGGCGAGCTGCGGACGCTGGCCGACCGGCTCCGCGACAAGTTGGGCAGCGGCGTTATCGCCCTGGGTTCCGCCAAGGAGGACAAAGCGTCACTGCTGGTGGTCGTGACCAAAGACCTCACCGCCCGTTTACGGGCCGGCGATCTCATCCGCGAGATGGCGGCGGCCATCGGCGGGACCGGCGGCGGGCGTCCGGAAATGGCCCAAGCCGGCGGGAAGAACCCGGAGGGTTTGGATGCGGCTTTGGACAAAGTGTTTGCATTGGTGGAGGAAGCGGCCAAGCGGTGAGCGGCACGTCGACCAGACGAATTTTAGCCCTCGACCCGGGAACCAAGCGTATCGGGGTGGCCCTGAGCGATGAGCTAGGCTGGACCGCGCAGCCGCTGGAAACCTATGAGCGACGGTCCGTCGCAGCGGACGTGGCGCATATCCAGCAGTTGGTAGACCGACACGAGGTGAAGCGGATCGTGATGGGGTTCCCCGTGCGACTGGATGGAACGTTGGGGCCGGCCGCGTTGCAGGTCCAGGAGTTCATCGGGCAGCTGGAGCAAATCGTCACCATTCCCATCGTGACCTGGGATGAGCGGATGACGACCAAGGCGGCGGAAGAAGTCCTGATCCAGGCCAATATGAGCCGCAGGAAACGCAAGGGAACCGTGGACCGGGTGGCGGCCGCGATTCTTCTGCAGAGCTACCTGGAAAGCCTCGGTGCCGATGGAGGCGTCGCCGGTTCTCAACCTGATGCGACGGATCCCATCAGTGCGGAAGGGATATGAGACGAGGCCTGGCGCTCTTGTTGGCTGGCGTCGGCTTTTGCATGGCTGGGGCCTGGCTCTTCCAGTGGGCCACCACGACAACGGTCGATCGGCCTGGCCAAGGGGTGGTCAAGACCATCGAGATTCCAGATGGGGCGACATTTCGGCAGGTCGCGGCGCTGCTGCAACGGGAACACCTCCTCTGGAGCCAATGGGGGTTTCTGCTCTTGGGGAAATTGACGGCGTCGGATCGCCGGATCGTGGCGGGGGAATATGCGCTCCGGTCCGATATGTCGCCCAAGGACTTGCTGGCCGAGCTTCGAAGCGGCCACGTGGTGCTGCATCCGGTGACGATTCCGGAGGGGTATACCGCCGCTCAGATTGCCGAGCTGCTTGACCAAAGGGGAGTCTTGGAGGGCAAGGAATTTTTGCGCCTGGTGCATGATCGAGACTTCATCCAGAGCCTCAGTCTCGAGACGGATAGTCTTGAAGGGTATTTGTTTCCAAGTACCTACCGGCTGGCCAGGCGAGTCAAAAGCAAAGACGTGATCGCAACCATGGTGGGCAGCCTCCGGCAGGTCTTGACCCCGGAGCTTCAGGCTCGCGCGAAGGAAGTGAACATGAGCGTCCATGACGTGCTGACTCTGGCGTCGGTGATCGAAAAAGAGTCGGGCGTCGAGTCCGAGCGCGAACTGGTGTCGGCGGTGTTTCATAACCGCCTCCGGCGGCACATTCCACTCCAGAGCGATCCGACCGTCATCTACGGGATTCAGAATTTTGACGGCAATCTGACCAAGAAGGACCTGGCCGCCGCCGGTCCGTACAATACGTATCGCATCACCGGCCTTCCGCCGGGCCCCATTGCCAACCCCGGCGCAGGAGCTATCCGGGCGGCGCTCTACCCCGTGCCGACTAATTACCTCTATTTTGTTTCCCGCAACGACGGCACGCATCAGTTCTCCTCCACATTGGCGGAGCACAACCGGGCGGTGGAGCAGTACCAGCGTCGGCCGCATCGGCGTCAAGCCAAGCACCTGTCATGACCCAGAGACGAGACTCGCACATGTCCTTCGATCCGCAGCAGGACCTTGCCGCCCGCATCGATCATACGATCCTCCGTCCCGATGCGACGAGGGCTGACGTCATGCAGCTCTGCGAGGAGGCGGTGCAGTATAGATTCACGGTCGTTTTTGTGCCTCCCTGCTACGCGGCCCAGGCCATCAAGGCCCTCGCCGGCCGACCTGTCCGTGTGGGCATTCCCGTCGGGTTCCCGCACGGGATGCAGACGACCGCCGCCAAAGTCGGCGAAGCGGTTGAAGCCGTCGGCTTGGGCGTCACGGTGCTGGATATGGTGATGAATGTCAGCCTCCTGAAGTCTGGCGACCAGGCCCTGGTTCGTGATGATATCGCCGCCGTCGTGCACGCTACGCCGGGTGCGGAGCATAAAGTCATTCTCGAAACCGGCTATCTGACGCGGGAGGAAAAGCTTCTGGCCTGTCGGCTGGTGATCGACGCGGGCGCCGATTATGTGAAAACCTCGACGGGATTCGGCCCCGGTGGGGCGACGGTCGAGGACGTGCAGTTGCTGGCTCAGGCGGCGGCGGGCCGCGCCAAAGTCAAAGCCTCCGGGGGCATCCGCACCCTGGCCGCCACGCAGGCGCTCCTGACCGCCGGGGCGGATCGGATCGGAACCAGCGCCGGTGTCGCGATCATGAAAGAATGGCGCACGGCGCTTGCGTCGTCACGACCGTGATGGCTAATCTGTGGCCGCCATGTATCCTGGCCGTATCTTTAGGAAGGTGCCGGAAGATTGATCAATAGCCTCTGCAGACTGTTCCTGGCCTTCTACCGGCCGACCGTTCCGTCCGCCTCCCCGACGCCGGCCCAAGTCTGCCAACCCACGCTCATCAATTTCGACGCATTTTCCAGGGGCATCGACAACGTCCATATCGACGTGCGGCTCAGCCCGAAGTTTCAGGCCAAGGCGATCCGTATGATTGCCTTGCTCATTGACCAAGAGGCGGGAAGCGGACGGTGGGGCGGAACGGCGAAAGGGCCGAGTCGGCAAGAATGGGAAGAGTATCGGGTCGGGTATGCCCGGATGATGGAGGCCACCGTCCATCGGGCCAAAACCAGCGGAGGTATTCCGCTCGTCCAGTTGGTGCAGGTGAGCACAATCAAGTTCTTGTTGGGGCGCGTCCAGGCCGATTTGGAGGTGCTTCGGCAGACGATTCGGGCCACCATGACCTCGGGCGGAGAGGCCAACGACAGCCAGCGGATCGAGATGACCGAGCGATTGAGCTGGTTGGCCAGAAACCGCGCCAGACTGCGGTACAAGATCGCTCGCCAACTCTTCGCTCCTCTGTTGAAGACCGAAGAAGGAGCCTTGGGGGACCTGAGGCAGTCGGTGATCGGGCAACGCTGGTCCCTGCCGGAAGAAGTCATCGGGAATCCGCTTCTTCAGGCGGACAATCCGTTCGACGACGAAGTGCAGATGAAACAGTATGTGCTGCTGAGCCAGGGGCAAAGCCAGGATGAGGAGGGAACCTATAGTTTTGCCGCGCTGGATCGCTTCATGCCCGACATCTTTCGTCCTCAGAAGCCGACCAATGACGTGGAAATCGAGTTGAGTAAAGGCGAACAGGTCCACGGGGAACTGGCGGCGCAGGCGGCTGCGCTCAAGAAAAAACAGGGGCGCGCCAAGAAGGGGGCGCAGGCCGAGGGGTTGGCCAAACAAATTGCGGACGTTGAGGCGAAGTTGAACCAGGCCGCAAGCGACCGGGAGCAACACCGTGCCCGGTATCTGAAAGAGCATTATGCCTGGGCCGACGTTCCGGCCA belongs to Nitrospirota bacterium and includes:
- the ruvX gene encoding Holliday junction resolvase RuvX, with protein sequence MSGTSTRRILALDPGTKRIGVALSDELGWTAQPLETYERRSVAADVAHIQQLVDRHEVKRIVMGFPVRLDGTLGPAALQVQEFIGQLEQIVTIPIVTWDERMTTKAAEEVLIQANMSRRKRKGTVDRVAAAILLQSYLESLGADGGVAGSQPDATDPISAEGI
- the mltG gene encoding endolytic transglycosylase MltG, which produces MRRGLALLLAGVGFCMAGAWLFQWATTTTVDRPGQGVVKTIEIPDGATFRQVAALLQREHLLWSQWGFLLLGKLTASDRRIVAGEYALRSDMSPKDLLAELRSGHVVLHPVTIPEGYTAAQIAELLDQRGVLEGKEFLRLVHDRDFIQSLSLETDSLEGYLFPSTYRLARRVKSKDVIATMVGSLRQVLTPELQARAKEVNMSVHDVLTLASVIEKESGVESERELVSAVFHNRLRRHIPLQSDPTVIYGIQNFDGNLTKKDLAAAGPYNTYRITGLPPGPIANPGAGAIRAALYPVPTNYLYFVSRNDGTHQFSSTLAEHNRAVEQYQRRPHRRQAKHLS
- the deoC gene encoding deoxyribose-phosphate aldolase; protein product: MTQRRDSHMSFDPQQDLAARIDHTILRPDATRADVMQLCEEAVQYRFTVVFVPPCYAAQAIKALAGRPVRVGIPVGFPHGMQTTAAKVGEAVEAVGLGVTVLDMVMNVSLLKSGDQALVRDDIAAVVHATPGAEHKVILETGYLTREEKLLACRLVIDAGADYVKTSTGFGPGGATVEDVQLLAQAAAGRAKVKASGGIRTLAATQALLTAGADRIGTSAGVAIMKEWRTALASSRP